The DNA region ATATTATCCTGACTACATTTACACCCTAAAGAATGGCAATTACTTACCAGGAGGGAAATTCCCTAACAACCCTGCTACAAATGCAGAATATGGTTTTACTGCTAATAATAATGACAGTGGTGAAAGCGCATATAAGATTGTTTATACAGTATCCACTGACCATGCCTCTTACACAATCACTGGATATGGGAAGGATAACCAAAAAGTTGTAATCCAAGTATCCAGCGCTGGTACCCTGAAGTAATATAAAGTATAAGTTAAGGTTTTTACTTAAAAAGGGGCAAGATTAAATTTCTTGCCCCTTTTTTATAAATTTTTTATGGGGGCTTGAAAATTATGAATAAGGGGGGTTTTAGTTTAATTGAACTTCTTGTGGTGATAGTTATTATATCTATTCTTGCCCTTATAGGAGTTTCAGGTTATTCCATGTATTTAGAGAAAGCAAGAGAAAGTTCTGCAAAAAGTGCTCTCAAGGCTATACAGGTTGCAGTAGAAATGTATTCTACAGACAATAAAGGAAAATATCCTATTGCAAATAGTTTGAATGAGTTAAAAGCGCAGATACT from Dictyoglomus turgidum DSM 6724 includes:
- a CDS encoding type II secretion system protein — translated: MRREKGFTLIELMVVIVIIAILAAVALPNFMGATERARESAVRSAVKTLQTALEMYATDNQGYYPDYIYTLKNGNYLPGGKFPNNPATNAEYGFTANNNDSGESAYKIVYTVSTDHASYTITGYGKDNQKVVIQVSSAGTLK
- a CDS encoding type II secretion system protein produces the protein MNKGGFSLIELLVVIVIISILALIGVSGYSMYLEKARESSAKSALKAIQVAVEMYSTDNKGKYPIANSLNELKAQILNYLPNREYPNNPYNNMPYSDENNDHYKITYTYDALENSYVLTVMDRYNIKRIYLLSNKITSIGE